One part of the Lycium ferocissimum isolate CSIRO_LF1 chromosome 8, AGI_CSIRO_Lferr_CH_V1, whole genome shotgun sequence genome encodes these proteins:
- the LOC132067353 gene encoding probable xyloglucan endotransglucosylase/hydrolase protein 33, producing the protein MGLFPHDKTMVLTEFLILCMIVVVSCRGPVYTPPEVEKLTDKFSRLSVNQGYNVFYGGTNIRMTNNGSSAELILDKSSGSGLISKDKYYYGFFSAALKLPAHFTSGIVVAFYMSNSDAFPRNHDEIDFELLGHEKRRDWVLQTNLYGNGSVHTGREEKFYLWFDPTLDFHDYSILWNDHHIVFLVDNVPIREVVHNTAISTVYPSKPMSIIATIWDGSKWATNGGKYPVDYKYAPFITSMKGIELEGCIKHQNSSATPSCSRRSASSLDPVDGEGFMKLSQQQMTGLDWARRKHMFYSYCQDTKRYKVPPPECTAK; encoded by the exons atgggATTATTTCCTCACGATAAAACAATGGTATTAACAGAGTTCTTGATTTTGTGCATGATCGTTGTCGTTTCATGTCGAGGTCCAGTCTACACACCACCAGAAGTCGAGAAATTAACCGATAAATTTAGCCGATTATCAGTTAATCAGGGTTATAATGTGTTTTATGGAGGTACTAATATTCGTATGACAAACAATGGGTCCAGTGCTGAACTTATCTTAGATAAATCTTCAG GTTCTGGACTGATCTCTAAAGACAAATACTACTATGGTTTCTTCAGTGCTGCACTAAAATTGCCTGCTCACTTTACATCAGGAATCGTAGTTGCCTTTTAT ATGTCAAATTCAGATGCGTTCCCACGCAACCATGATGAAATTGACTTTGAATTGCTTGGGCATGAGAAGAGAAGAGATTGGGTTCTGCAGACTAATCTTTATGGCAATGGAAGTGTTCACACAGggagagaagaaaaattctATCTCTGGTTTGATCCCACACTGGACTTCCATGACTATAGCATCCTTTGGAATGATCATCACATAGT ATTTCTTGTGGACAATGTGCCAATAAGAGAGGTGGTTCACAACACAGCCATCTCTACTGTCTACCCTTCAAAGCCAATGTCAATTATAGCGACAATATGGGATGGATCAAAATGGGCAACTAATGGAGGAAAATACCCTGTAGACTACAAATATGCTCCATTTATAACATCAATGAAAGGAATAGAATTAGAAGGTTGTATAAAGCATCAAAACTCTTCAGCAACTCCTTCATGTTCTAGGAGAAGTGCTTCAAGTTTGGACCCTGTTGATGGTGAAGGATTTATGAAATTATCACAGCAGCAAATGACAGGGTTGGATTGGGCTAGGAGAAAGCACATGTTTTACTCATATTGTCAAGATACTAAGAGATACAAAGTTCCACCACCAGAGTGCACTGCTAAGTAA